Part of the Streptomyces sp. RFCAC02 genome is shown below.
TGGGGGTTGATGCCGCACACGGCGATGCGCGGGTTCGCGATCCCGGCGGCGGTGAGGGTGGCGTGGCCGCGGCGGATCGTGCGCTCCACGAGGCCCGGCTCGATGCGGGCGACGGCGTCGACGAGGCCGATGTGCGTCGTCACGTGGATGACGCGCAGCTTGGGCGCGGACAGCAGCATCGACACCTCCTCGGTGCCGGTGAGCTTGGCCAGCAGCTCGGTGTGGCCGGGGAACTTGTGCCCGGCGGCGTGCAGGGCCTCCTTGTTGAGGGGGGCCGTGCAGATGGCGGCGACGCGGCCCTCGGAGGCGAGGCGCGTGGCGACCTCTATGTAGCGGTAGGCGCCCTCGCCCGCGACCGGGGACAGGGTGCCGAACGGCAGGTCGGCGGGGATGTTGCCGAGGTCGACGCAGTCGATGGTGCCGGGCTGCCAGGCGGCCTGCTCCGGGCCTTCGACGGGGTTCACGGTCAGGCTGACGCCGGAGATCTCGATGGCGCGGCGCAGCCGGGCCGCGTCGCCCACCACGAGCGGGCGGAACGGCAGCCGGGCCGCGTCACCGGCCAGGGCCTTGACGACGACCTCGGGACCGACGCCCGCGGCGTCTCCCATGGTGATGGCGACTACGGGATGGGACATGGTGCCAGCTTTCCTGAGAAGTGACGGGGAGGACAAATCAGTGGGCGGAGGACGCCGTTGGGGCGTCGTCCGGGCGGCCGGGGGCGGCCGGGGCGCCGGGCAGCGCGCCGACGACGCGCAGCAGGGTGCCCGCGTCGCCGAACGCGCCGGCCTTGGTGATGACGGGCAGCCCGTCGTGGGTGCGCATCAGGACGACGCCGGGTTCGGCCTCGCCGTGGACGGTGAGGCTGTGCACGCCGGCGGCGAGGAGGACGGCGCGGGCCGTCTCGCCGCCGGTGACGAGCAGGGTCCCGGCCGCGTGGAGCGCGGGGCGGACCGCGCGGGCCACCCCGGCGGCGATGTCGGCGGCGCGGTCGGGGCGCACCGGCTCGTCCGGGTCGGGGAAGACGACGGCGTGCCGGCCGGCGAGCAGGGCCTCGGTGACGGCGGCCGTGACGGCGGCGGTCGCGTCGCCGGCGTCCGGGTCCGTGAGGGGCACGGGCACGGCCGCCGCGGGCAGGCCGGTGACCAGGGCGTCGCGCTGGGCGCGGGCGAGGTCGCTGCGGCTGCCGACGCAGACGAGGGCCGGGCGGCGGGCGCCGCCGGGGGCGGCCTCCGCCGTGTCCGGGCCGGTGTTGTGCGCCGTCATGGCGGCGGGCGCGGCGGGGAAGCCGGTGAGCCGGTGGGCGAGACCGCCGGAGCCGACCAGCAGCACCGGCAGGTCGGCGCAGGCCCGTACCGTCGCGGCCAGGTCGTCGTCGGTCTCGGCGTCCACGACGACGGCGTCCGTGCCGGCGTCGATGGCGGCCGTGAGGGCGCGGACGGCGGCCCCGGCGGTGCGCAGTGCGGCGAGCGGCAGCGCGGTGACCGTGAGGCCGGCCGCCGTGAGCTGGCCGGCGAGGGGCCGCCGGCCGGGGTGGCGGTCCTCGACGGGCTGCCCGTCGATCAGGACCCGCCCGTCCCGGACGGTACGGCCCGTCGCGGGGAAAGCGGGGGCGACGACGGCCAGGTGGCGGCGGCCCGTGCGGCGGGCGAGGGCGGTGAGGCAGCCCGCGGTCTCGGGGCCGATGTTGCCGCGCAGGGTGGAGTCGATCTTCTTGTAGACGAGGGTGCCGGGTCCCGCGCGGTCGACGACCGCGGCGGCCAGCCGTTCCGCCGCCTCGGCGGGCAGGTAGCGGCTGTCGGCGTCCACGGCCACCACGGTGCTGTCGGGCCAGGGCGCGGTGGCGTCCAGGACGACGGTGGTGGCGGCGCGGTCGGCGAGCGCCACGGCGCTGTCGGCCGCTCCCGAGAGGTCGTCCGCGATGATCAGGACGGCGGGGGACGCTGCGGGGGCGGTCATGCGCGCTCACTCCCGTGCGCGGCGGTCCGCGGGGTGCCGGGCGCCGGCTTCGGGGCGGGCGCGGCTCCGCCGTCGCCGGCCGCCGGCGCGGTCGCGGTGTCCGCCGGGTACTCGTCGGGGTGGCGGCGCTGGAGCCGCTTGTAGTAGGCGAGGGTGACGACCGGCACGAGCAGCGACGTGACGACGACGGCGGCGGCGACGAGGACGGTCGCCTTCTCGGCCGCCTCCTCGTAGACGGGGTTGGCCGCGGCGACCAGGGCCGGGACGGCGGCGGCGTTGCCCGCCGTGCTGGCGGCGGCGAGGCCGGCGAGTCCGCTGCCGCCGACGAGGCGGTCGGCCGTGAACAGGGTCGTGCCGCTCACGAGCAGGACGAACAGGCCGAGCCCGATGCCGAGCAGACCGGCGGTCCAGACGGTCTCCAGGTCGATGCCGGTGCCGAGCGCGAACCCGAAGAACGGGATGCACACGGGGACGGCGGGGGCCAGGAACCGGCGCATGTCGGGGTCGAGGTTGCCGAGGATCATGCCGATCAGGAGGGGCAGGATCGCGCCGAGCATCGTCTGCCACGGGAACGAGGAGAGACCGGCGACGCCCAGGGTCACCATGGTGAGGAACGGCCCGGACTCCAGGCTCATCAGGGAGTACGCGGCGGCGTCCTTGGAGCGGCCGAACTGGCCCATCAGCGCCATGTAGAGGCCGCCGTTGGTGTCGTTCAGCGCGGCGACGACGGCGAGGGTGGAGATGCCGGCGAACGCGCCGCCGTCCACCGGGGTCTCGCCGATGAAGTGCCCCAGCACGACGCCGACGACGATCGCGATGACCGCCTTCGTGACGAGGAGCACGCCGCCCTTCTTCAGGATGTAGGGCGTCGTGCGGACATCGATCGTGGCGCCCATGCACACGTAGAACACGGCCAGGATCGTCAGCGAGCCCGAGAACAGCGCTCCGGTGAACGAGCCGAAGAACTCGCCCGTCCCCGAGTGCGCGGTATTGATCACCGCACCGAGGAGGAGCGGTACCAGCATCATCCCGCCGGGAACGCGCTCCACGGTTGCCTTGATCGGAATCGACATGGTGTGCGGCCTGCCTTCCATCCACTTCTTCGTAGACCGGCCCTCACGAGTCGGCACGCGGGCGACCCTACGACTGCATGCGCGTTTCGCGCAAGCTGCGCACTTCGCGCACTCGGGGTGGGCGGGACGTCCGGTTTCGGTCACATGGTCGCTCGGGTGGTTTGCACCGTTCCAGCGCGTTCACCCGATGTGGGAGCACGGAAACACACCGCAGCCGGACCGAGGAGGACGACATGGCTGTGCGCTGGGACAAGGAACGGGTGCGCGAGCAGGCCGCCGAGGAGATCGCACGGAGCGACCCGGGCGAACGGCCGCTCGTCACGTTCCACGCGATCGGCGCCTCGCGCCCGCCGGGCACGCGCTCACGACTGCTGTCCGGCGTCGTCGGGACGCTGCGCCGGACCCTGTCCAAGGACTGCTTCGTCTCCCTGACGGAACGGACCGTCGTCATCCACGCGACCGGCGGATTCCGCTACCCCGGGCCGCGCACCCGCGTCCACACACTGCTCCGCACCGACCACGGCACGCTCGTGGAGGAGGCCGGCAGGGGACGGCTGTACAGCCACGTGCGGCTCGCGCTGCCGTACGGGGAGGGATCGCTGGAGTGCCAGGTCGCGCACTACTGGCAGCCGGAACTCGACCGCTTCGTCGAGGAACTCACGGGCGCGCCCGTCCGCTGAGCCCCGCGCCCTGACCCGGGCTACGGTGACGGCATGCCGGAACTGCCGGATGTCGAGGGCTTCCGCCGCGTCCTGCGGGACCACGGCACGGGCCGCCGCGTCGAACGCCTCACGGTCAGGGACGACGGCGTGTTGCGCGAAGTGAGCACGCGCCGGTTCCGGCGGGCCGTCCGGGGCCGGTGTCTCGGCACTCCGGAACGGCACGGGAAGTGGCTCATCGCCCCCACCGACGCGGGGCCGACGCTCCTGCTGCACTTCGGGATGACCGGCCGCCTCGTCCCGGCCGCCGCGGGCGACCCGTTGGAGCGGGCCGACCGCGTCGTGTTCGGCCTGTCCGGCGGAGGCGAGCTGCGCTTCCGCGACCAACGGAAACTGCGCGGCATCTGGCTCGCCCCGACCGCCGGCGACATCGCGCGCCTCCTGGCCGGGCAGGGACCCGACGCGGCGGCCGTCGGCGGCCCCGGCCTCGTGCGGCGCCTCGCACGGCGGCGCGGCGGCCTGAAGAGCGCGCTCCTCGACCAGTCCGTCGTGGCCGGCCTCGGGAACCTGCTGGCCGACGAGCTGCTGTGGCGGGCGCGCCTCCACCCCGCCCGCCGCGCGGACGGCCTGACGGCCCCCGAGCGCCGCCGTCTCGCCGGCGCGCTCCCGCGCGTCCTGGACGCCGCCGTCGCGGCCGGGCGCGTGCCGCCGCGCGACGACTGGCTCACCGGCCGGCGCGACGACCCCGACGGCGGCCGGTGCCCGCGCACCGGGGACCGTCTCGCGCGCGGCCGCGTCGCCGGCCGGACCACCGTCTGGTGCCCGCGCTGCCAGCCCGCCCCGGACCGCTGACCGGCACGGGTTACGGTCTACCCGGCGGGCCCGCGGCGACGCGGCCCGCACAGCACGACGGCACGGCGCGGAAGGTTCCATGGTGACGAAGATCCTGGTGACGGGGGGTGCCGGCTTCGTCGGCTCGGCGTACGTGCGCGGTCTGCTCGGCCCCGGCGGCCCCGGCGGTGTCGCGGTCACCGTCCTCGACGCGCTCACCTACGCGGGCAACCGCGCCAACCTCGACCCGGTGCGCGACCACCCCGGCTTCCGCTTCGTGCACGGCGACATCCGCGACGCGGTCCTCGCCGGGCGGCTCGCGGCCGAGCACGACGAGGTGGTGCACTTCGCCGCCCAGTCGCACGTGGACCGCTCGATCCACGACGCCGACCCGTTCGTCTCGGCCAATGTGCTCGGCACGCAGGTCCTCCTCGACGCGGCACGGCACGGCGGGGTGCGGCGGTTCGTGCAGATCTCCACCGACGAGGTGTACGGCTCCCGCGCCACCGGCTCGTGGACCGAGACGGCACCGCTGAACCCGTCCTCCCCGTACGCGGCGTCGAAGGCGGCGGCCGACCTCCTGGTGCTCGCCGAGCACCGGACGCACGGCACGGACGTACGGATCACCCGCTGCTCGAACACGTTCGGCCCCTACCAGTTCCCCGAGAAACTGATCCCGTCGTTCGTGATCCGGCTGCTGGAGGGCCGGGACGTGCCGCTGTACGGGGACGGCCTGCACGTCCGGGACTGGCTGCACGTCGACGACCACGTGCGGGCCGTCGAACTGGTGCGCACCGGCGGGCGGCCCGGCGAGATCTACAACATCGGCGGCGGCACCGAGCTGACCAATCGCGAGCTGACGGGGCTGCTGCTTGACGCCTGCGACGCCGGCCCCGAGCGGATCCGCCACGTCACCGACCGCAAGGGGCACGACCGCCGCTACTCGGTGGACTGCGCGAAGATCGCCGCCGAGCTGGGGTACGCGCCGCGCGCCGCCTTCCACGCGGCGCTCGCGTCGACCGTCGCGTGGTACCGCGCGAACCGGGCGTGGTGGGAGCCGCTGAAGGCGCGCGCCGAGGCGTGAGCCGCCGTGCGGCTCAGCCGAGAGCCGTCACGGCGACCCGCAGGTCCGCGACCAGGCCGTC
Proteins encoded:
- a CDS encoding four-carbon acid sugar kinase family protein — encoded protein: MTAPAASPAVLIIADDLSGAADSAVALADRAATTVVLDATAPWPDSTVVAVDADSRYLPAEAAERLAAAVVDRAGPGTLVYKKIDSTLRGNIGPETAGCLTALARRTGRRHLAVVAPAFPATGRTVRDGRVLIDGQPVEDRHPGRRPLAGQLTAAGLTVTALPLAALRTAGAAVRALTAAIDAGTDAVVVDAETDDDLAATVRACADLPVLLVGSGGLAHRLTGFPAAPAAMTAHNTGPDTAEAAPGGARRPALVCVGSRSDLARAQRDALVTGLPAAAVPVPLTDPDAGDATAAVTAAVTEALLAGRHAVVFPDPDEPVRPDRAADIAAGVARAVRPALHAAGTLLVTGGETARAVLLAAGVHSLTVHGEAEPGVVLMRTHDGLPVITKAGAFGDAGTLLRVVGALPGAPAAPGRPDDAPTASSAH
- the rfbB gene encoding dTDP-glucose 4,6-dehydratase, which encodes MVTKILVTGGAGFVGSAYVRGLLGPGGPGGVAVTVLDALTYAGNRANLDPVRDHPGFRFVHGDIRDAVLAGRLAAEHDEVVHFAAQSHVDRSIHDADPFVSANVLGTQVLLDAARHGGVRRFVQISTDEVYGSRATGSWTETAPLNPSSPYAASKAAADLLVLAEHRTHGTDVRITRCSNTFGPYQFPEKLIPSFVIRLLEGRDVPLYGDGLHVRDWLHVDDHVRAVELVRTGGRPGEIYNIGGGTELTNRELTGLLLDACDAGPERIRHVTDRKGHDRRYSVDCAKIAAELGYAPRAAFHAALASTVAWYRANRAWWEPLKARAEA
- the pdxA gene encoding 4-hydroxythreonine-4-phosphate dehydrogenase PdxA produces the protein MSHPVVAITMGDAAGVGPEVVVKALAGDAARLPFRPLVVGDAARLRRAIEISGVSLTVNPVEGPEQAAWQPGTIDCVDLGNIPADLPFGTLSPVAGEGAYRYIEVATRLASEGRVAAICTAPLNKEALHAAGHKFPGHTELLAKLTGTEEVSMLLSAPKLRVIHVTTHIGLVDAVARIEPGLVERTIRRGHATLTAAGIANPRIAVCGINPHAGENGLFGHGEEESKVVPGVEAVRADGIDARGPLPADTVFFRAVRGDFDLVVAMYHDQGHGPVKVLGLDAGVNITVGLPVIRTSVDHGTAFDIAGTGRADEASMVEALRQAVELAPGGDAAA
- a CDS encoding 2-keto-3-deoxygluconate permease, with amino-acid sequence MSIPIKATVERVPGGMMLVPLLLGAVINTAHSGTGEFFGSFTGALFSGSLTILAVFYVCMGATIDVRTTPYILKKGGVLLVTKAVIAIVVGVVLGHFIGETPVDGGAFAGISTLAVVAALNDTNGGLYMALMGQFGRSKDAAAYSLMSLESGPFLTMVTLGVAGLSSFPWQTMLGAILPLLIGMILGNLDPDMRRFLAPAVPVCIPFFGFALGTGIDLETVWTAGLLGIGLGLFVLLVSGTTLFTADRLVGGSGLAGLAAASTAGNAAAVPALVAAANPVYEEAAEKATVLVAAAVVVTSLLVPVVTLAYYKRLQRRHPDEYPADTATAPAAGDGGAAPAPKPAPGTPRTAAHGSERA
- a CDS encoding DNA-formamidopyrimidine glycosylase family protein; this translates as MPELPDVEGFRRVLRDHGTGRRVERLTVRDDGVLREVSTRRFRRAVRGRCLGTPERHGKWLIAPTDAGPTLLLHFGMTGRLVPAAAGDPLERADRVVFGLSGGGELRFRDQRKLRGIWLAPTAGDIARLLAGQGPDAAAVGGPGLVRRLARRRGGLKSALLDQSVVAGLGNLLADELLWRARLHPARRADGLTAPERRRLAGALPRVLDAAVAAGRVPPRDDWLTGRRDDPDGGRCPRTGDRLARGRVAGRTTVWCPRCQPAPDR